A region of Spirochaetota bacterium DNA encodes the following proteins:
- a CDS encoding FAD-binding protein, which produces MKKFKYIAASSLKQAESALSNTGKDKPAKLLAGGTDLLGVLKDKVHPESPGTIVDIKSVPELSYIRSDGKGLRIGAMTRLQEIASSEEIKENYRLLALAARSVASPQIRNMATLGGNICQEPRCWYYRAPDNRFHCLRKGGTKCSAVLGENRYHSIFGGIWAGSPSCTHTCPGNVEIPEYMRAMRSGETRAAATTVLLNNPMPALTGRVCPHYCESACNRGGFDESVSIRNVERFLGDYILAHSAQFMKSPQKQSAKSVAIVGSGPAGLSAAYYLRVRGYKVTVFDKMPEAGGMLTYCIPGYRLPKDVVRKQIKAYEKMGIKFVLNARIGEKGLTLRDLRNKFNSVFLATGTWEQKSLRLEKSDLLTSGMEFLTHIERNRQHYAGSTVLVIGGGNVAIDVAISALRIGAREVTMVCLEDRKTMPAFPEEIDQALHEGVKVMNSLGPHKIMESNGRLTGIEFAACTRVFDEQGRFNPEFDMSKSTIVQADKIILAIGQSAELAYAGKSIKLDRGLIKIHPETAATSMAGVFAGGDATSGPSSVIAAAASGRRAATSIDAFLSGGKNKTGPVEKTVYRDGFLETNNRCYDRTERVKPECVQTSCKSLDAEDTSTLDSQSVDSEIQRCLNCGCVAVNASDIAPALIALDAVIRTTKKKVNAEDFFSIGKALDSDEIVTEIEIPAQRKKNSQHYIKFRIRNSMDFPIVSLASVLSSDKGVFTRTKIILNAIAPIPLRMTAVEKYLTGKEATEAVAQEAGEIAARDAKPLSGNKYKIQIMKALIKKAILEAGD; this is translated from the coding sequence ATGAAGAAATTCAAGTATATCGCGGCAAGCTCCCTCAAACAGGCGGAATCCGCCTTGTCGAACACCGGGAAGGATAAACCCGCAAAACTGCTGGCGGGTGGTACCGACCTGCTCGGCGTTCTCAAGGATAAAGTTCATCCGGAAAGTCCCGGGACGATCGTTGATATTAAAAGCGTCCCGGAACTGAGCTATATTCGCAGCGACGGGAAAGGCCTTCGAATCGGCGCCATGACCAGGCTTCAGGAGATTGCATCAAGTGAAGAGATCAAGGAGAACTACAGGCTGCTGGCGCTGGCGGCCCGTTCCGTAGCCTCGCCGCAGATAAGAAACATGGCGACCCTGGGCGGTAATATCTGCCAGGAGCCGCGATGCTGGTATTATCGCGCCCCGGATAACCGGTTCCATTGCCTGAGAAAAGGCGGCACCAAGTGCAGCGCGGTGCTCGGAGAAAACCGGTACCATTCGATATTCGGCGGCATCTGGGCGGGTTCTCCCTCGTGCACGCACACGTGCCCTGGCAATGTTGAAATACCGGAATATATGCGCGCGATGAGATCCGGTGAAACACGCGCGGCTGCAACAACAGTACTCTTGAATAATCCCATGCCTGCATTGACGGGGAGGGTGTGTCCTCATTATTGCGAATCGGCATGTAACCGGGGTGGGTTTGACGAATCGGTTTCCATCCGGAATGTCGAACGTTTCCTGGGAGATTACATTCTCGCTCATTCGGCACAATTCATGAAGTCTCCCCAAAAGCAATCGGCGAAATCCGTCGCGATCGTCGGATCGGGGCCCGCAGGACTTTCGGCGGCCTACTACCTGAGGGTCCGGGGATATAAAGTAACGGTGTTCGATAAGATGCCGGAGGCCGGAGGAATGCTCACCTACTGTATTCCCGGCTATCGTCTGCCAAAAGATGTGGTGAGAAAGCAGATCAAGGCTTATGAAAAAATGGGCATAAAATTTGTGCTGAATGCCCGCATAGGTGAAAAAGGATTAACGCTGCGCGATCTCAGGAATAAATTCAACAGCGTTTTCCTAGCGACGGGAACCTGGGAGCAGAAATCTCTTCGGCTGGAAAAATCGGACCTGCTCACTTCCGGAATGGAATTTCTAACCCATATAGAGCGGAACAGGCAGCACTATGCCGGCAGTACTGTTCTTGTTATTGGCGGAGGCAATGTCGCGATCGATGTCGCCATCAGCGCACTGCGAATCGGCGCGAGGGAAGTTACGATGGTCTGCCTCGAGGATAGAAAGACAATGCCCGCTTTTCCAGAAGAAATCGATCAGGCCCTTCATGAAGGCGTCAAGGTCATGAATTCTCTGGGACCCCATAAGATAATGGAATCAAACGGCCGGTTAACCGGCATAGAATTCGCTGCGTGTACGCGAGTTTTCGATGAACAGGGACGTTTTAATCCCGAGTTCGACATGTCAAAGAGCACAATCGTGCAGGCTGATAAAATCATTCTCGCCATCGGTCAATCCGCGGAACTGGCCTATGCCGGTAAATCGATCAAACTTGATCGGGGACTGATCAAAATACACCCGGAAACCGCCGCTACAAGCATGGCCGGGGTGTTCGCGGGCGGCGATGCGACAAGCGGTCCTTCATCCGTCATTGCAGCCGCCGCCTCGGGACGAAGAGCCGCGACGTCCATCGATGCCTTTCTCTCCGGCGGGAAAAACAAAACCGGCCCAGTCGAAAAAACGGTTTACCGGGATGGATTCCTGGAAACGAACAACCGTTGCTATGACAGGACCGAGAGGGTTAAGCCTGAATGCGTTCAGACTTCGTGTAAAAGCCTCGATGCGGAAGATACCTCCACTTTGGACAGCCAATCCGTGGATTCCGAGATTCAGCGCTGTTTGAATTGCGGGTGCGTGGCCGTGAACGCCTCGGATATTGCCCCCGCGCTCATCGCACTTGACGCGGTTATCAGAACGACGAAAAAGAAAGTCAACGCGGAGGATTTCTTTTCAATCGGGAAGGCCCTGGATTCCGATGAGATTGTAACCGAGATCGAAATTCCGGCCCAAAGAAAAAAGAATTCACAGCACTATATCAAGTTCAGGATCAGAAACTCAATGGATTTTCCCATCGTGAGCCTGGCTTCCGTATTGAGTTCCGATAAGGGCGTGTTTACGCGGACAAAGATCATTCTAAACGCGATTGCGCCCATTCCCCTGAGAATGACCGCCGTCGAAAAATATTTAACAGGGAAAGAGGCAACGGAAGCGGTGGCCCAGGAGGCCGGAGAGATAGCGGCCCGGGACGCCAAGCCGCTATCCGGGAACAAATATAAAATTCAGATCATGAAGGCATTGATCAAGAAAGCCATTCTTGAAGCAGGCGACTGA
- a CDS encoding ABC transporter permease, which yields MKFTVIIRKEILDQIRDKRTIAAAILLPAIIVPLLLFLTSQTTSGEEFKEPARIIISGDETHLKNMILESFGNTQFIDPESPSKTIAHGNADLHIVTTKSDGKYLSIIIHYDPARRGSALAFVKIENLFKSHFNGPGAAAGNPLITFSAIRSEKENKTLLTLSLLLPVLLMVFAASSTMSSVIDMSSGEKERSTIEILLSCNISHLTIIMGKVLAASVIGLTAIVSLLAGLIVSSQFYPGITGGISLLEYCGITNIALIFIMTFFSIILFSTAGMVIGLYAKSIREGTILTLPVIILCSALSSGLVASDPFTINTLYLLVPVLNLAYLIRSAIFNRHEVLFIIVSISVTMVYSFFLLVISRHLLKNERVIFRS from the coding sequence ATGAAATTTACGGTAATCATCCGCAAGGAAATACTCGACCAGATACGCGACAAGCGCACGATTGCCGCGGCGATTCTTTTGCCTGCGATTATCGTTCCCCTGCTTTTATTTTTAACATCGCAGACTACATCCGGCGAGGAATTTAAAGAACCGGCGCGGATAATCATCTCCGGGGATGAAACTCATTTAAAGAACATGATCCTGGAATCATTCGGTAATACTCAATTTATAGATCCGGAATCCCCTTCAAAAACGATTGCACACGGTAACGCCGATCTCCATATTGTTACGACAAAATCCGACGGAAAGTATCTGTCCATTATAATTCATTATGATCCGGCAAGGAGGGGCTCGGCGCTTGCATTCGTTAAAATAGAGAATTTATTCAAATCACATTTTAACGGGCCGGGGGCCGCGGCAGGGAATCCGTTGATCACCTTTTCAGCAATACGCAGCGAGAAAGAGAACAAAACCCTTTTGACCCTTTCGCTTCTATTGCCCGTTTTACTCATGGTGTTTGCCGCATCTTCGACGATGTCCAGCGTAATTGACATGAGCTCGGGCGAGAAGGAACGCTCGACTATTGAGATTCTATTGAGCTGCAATATTTCTCATCTGACGATCATAATGGGGAAAGTACTTGCCGCGTCGGTAATCGGGCTCACGGCCATCGTATCGCTGCTTGCCGGCTTGATCGTAAGCTCGCAATTTTATCCCGGAATTACCGGGGGGATATCATTGCTTGAGTATTGCGGAATAACAAATATTGCCCTGATTTTTATCATGACTTTTTTTTCAATTATACTTTTTTCCACCGCGGGAATGGTTATCGGCCTGTATGCGAAATCGATCAGGGAGGGAACGATCCTGACTCTCCCCGTGATTATTCTGTGTTCGGCCTTATCCAGCGGCCTTGTTGCCAGCGATCCATTTACGATCAATACGCTCTATCTTCTCGTGCCGGTGTTGAACTTGGCGTATTTAATCCGTTCCGCTATTTTCAATCGACATGAAGTTTTATTTATAATTGTTTCTATTTCCGTTACCATGGTTTATTCATTTTTCTTGTTGGTAATAAGCCGACATCTGTTAAAAAACGAGAGGGTCATTTTTAGAAGTTGA
- a CDS encoding ABC transporter ATP-binding protein, translating to MLHVTDICKSFPLKKGMVLSDISFSINKGEAVALVGENGAGKTTLIRILSMILKPDRGSITLDNMHYNESPEYLRGKTSTLFSGEGSLYDRLSARENIIYHAALNGISKSSYRGMLETLAGELSLSDFLNDRVSTFSRGMKQRTAIARTLITDPEFVILDEPSTGLDIIAGNAVKRIILKQKENGKTVLFSSHNADEIFTCADRIIVIHKGKINCDKKVESYLSEHGKDLTFYIKE from the coding sequence ATGCTGCACGTAACCGACATTTGCAAAAGTTTTCCCCTGAAAAAAGGGATGGTTCTCTCGGATATATCTTTTTCTATAAATAAAGGAGAGGCTGTCGCGCTGGTGGGGGAGAATGGCGCGGGGAAAACGACGTTGATCAGAATTTTATCGATGATCCTGAAACCCGACAGGGGATCCATCACCCTTGACAACATGCATTACAACGAATCCCCGGAATACCTCAGGGGTAAAACGAGTACGCTTTTTTCCGGCGAAGGCTCACTTTACGACCGTCTCAGCGCGCGGGAGAATATCATATACCATGCGGCGCTCAACGGAATAAGTAAATCATCGTACCGCGGAATGCTTGAAACGCTTGCCGGCGAACTCTCGCTTTCTGATTTTCTGAACGATAGAGTCTCCACATTTTCCAGGGGAATGAAACAGAGGACCGCGATCGCCAGGACCCTGATCACGGATCCCGAATTCGTCATACTCGATGAACCTTCAACGGGTCTTGATATAATCGCCGGCAACGCGGTCAAACGGATCATACTGAAGCAAAAGGAGAACGGTAAAACGGTTTTATTCTCGAGCCACAACGCCGACGAGATCTTCACCTGCGCCGATAGAATCATCGTTATACATAAAGGGAAAATCAATTGCGATAAAAAAGTTGAATCCTACCTGTCCGAGCATGGGAAAGATCTGACATTTTACATTAAAGAGTAA
- a CDS encoding YaiI/YqxD family protein: MQILIDADATPVVIKEILFKAAERNRIPLILVANQPMKSPESQFISSIIVAAGPDEADDRIAEIARPGDLVITADIPLADRVVTRGAFALNPRGEFYTRENIKERLAMRDLMDDLRSSGISTGNQAAFSSRDRQKFANQLDRFLTKHKKSTDADD, translated from the coding sequence ATGCAGATACTAATCGACGCCGATGCGACACCGGTCGTAATAAAAGAAATACTCTTCAAGGCCGCTGAACGGAATAGAATACCGCTAATCCTTGTGGCGAATCAGCCCATGAAATCTCCCGAATCTCAATTCATATCATCAATCATCGTTGCCGCGGGACCGGATGAGGCCGATGACCGAATAGCCGAAATTGCCCGGCCGGGAGACCTGGTAATCACCGCGGATATACCGTTGGCCGACCGTGTGGTGACGCGGGGGGCATTCGCGCTTAATCCACGGGGAGAATTCTATACCAGGGAAAATATAAAAGAGCGACTTGCCATGCGCGACTTGATGGACGATCTCAGGAGCAGCGGCATCAGTACGGGGAATCAGGCGGCATTCTCAAGTCGCGACCGGCAGAAATTCGCGAACCAGCTTGACCGGTTTCTTACAAAACACAAAAAAAGCACGGATGCCGATGACTAA
- a CDS encoding M23 family metallopeptidase, with protein MPMTKKHIFALYAILLLMFSGTWIHAVLKDDRAPIHTVADAHAQPGGVISLVCSAPPARQLSPILNQSSAYPGDCISLYIAHAKGPGQFSVSAPFYEKPLTFYPYRDGYAGLVPIYAWLKPGDYQIRVKDLVANTETSLSVKILPKTFDVQYLWVAETTAAILSDENTAKDQAYFDAARANPIREKLWDGPFVQPAQGTITTSYNSMRYTNGNPVPTRHLAIDIGNAEGTPVMAANNGKVVLARKLIVPGNTVVIDHGMGIFTSSVHLSEIVVEEGRRVAKGDMIGKMGSTGYAAGAHLHFAVWKEGTFINPNFLFVTDPVAYSE; from the coding sequence ATGCCGATGACTAAAAAACACATATTTGCTTTGTATGCCATCCTTCTTCTCATGTTTTCCGGCACCTGGATACATGCGGTGTTGAAGGATGACCGCGCACCCATTCACACGGTCGCCGATGCCCACGCGCAACCCGGGGGCGTGATCTCATTGGTATGCTCCGCGCCGCCCGCCAGACAGCTTAGCCCGATCCTCAACCAGTCGAGCGCGTATCCCGGCGACTGCATAAGCCTGTATATCGCGCACGCGAAAGGGCCCGGTCAATTTTCCGTGTCCGCGCCGTTTTATGAAAAGCCGCTCACCTTTTACCCGTACCGGGACGGGTATGCAGGCCTGGTGCCGATATACGCCTGGCTGAAACCGGGCGATTACCAGATCAGGGTGAAGGACCTGGTCGCGAATACCGAAACGTCATTGTCCGTAAAGATATTGCCCAAGACCTTCGATGTTCAGTATCTATGGGTTGCCGAAACCACCGCGGCGATACTTAGCGATGAAAACACGGCGAAGGACCAGGCCTATTTTGACGCCGCGAGGGCCAATCCGATTCGCGAGAAGCTGTGGGATGGGCCGTTCGTTCAGCCGGCCCAGGGAACAATCACGACCTCGTACAATTCCATGCGCTATACGAACGGCAATCCCGTTCCCACCCGCCACCTCGCGATCGATATCGGTAACGCCGAGGGAACGCCCGTGATGGCCGCCAATAACGGGAAGGTCGTCCTGGCCAGGAAGCTAATCGTGCCCGGGAATACCGTGGTCATCGACCACGGTATGGGAATATTCACGTCTTCCGTGCACCTGAGCGAAATTGTCGTGGAAGAGGGCAGGCGTGTCGCGAAAGGCGATATGATCGGAAAGATGGGCTCGACGGGCTACGCCGCGGGTGCGCACCTTCACTTCGCGGTCTGGAAGGAGGGCACGTTTATCAATCCAAACTTCCTGTTCGTGACTGATCCTGTTGCCTACTCAGAATGA
- a CDS encoding RNA methyltransferase, translating into MRRKTVIDAGLFAGLKDRDLRREGIVIAEGRLLVDRMLASGWEVLCVLAGARMADEYAARAGGNVPLLVKSDAEMEALAGFRFHRGVMAASRRPSSRTVCSCVEDNPSIEKVVICPDIGSPANLGSIMRTAAAFGYGGLIIGPQCCDPLSRMALKASMGAPFKMLLADMGDEALDCAFLKRNGFALYGTVLSESATPLHGFAPARRHALVFGNEATGLSAQWRALCDKELTIPIESHTDSLNVGVAAGIFMHCLGGMNRD; encoded by the coding sequence ATGCGCCGGAAGACCGTCATTGATGCGGGATTGTTCGCGGGGCTTAAGGACCGCGACCTCCGGCGGGAAGGAATCGTAATCGCCGAGGGCCGGCTCCTGGTGGACCGGATGCTCGCCTCCGGCTGGGAGGTCCTCTGCGTGCTCGCCGGCGCGCGGATGGCCGATGAATATGCCGCGCGCGCGGGAGGGAACGTTCCTCTCCTGGTGAAAAGCGACGCCGAAATGGAGGCCCTGGCAGGATTCCGCTTCCACCGGGGTGTGATGGCCGCATCCCGGCGGCCCTCCTCCCGCACGGTGTGCTCGTGCGTGGAGGACAATCCGTCCATCGAAAAAGTTGTCATCTGTCCCGATATCGGCTCCCCCGCGAACCTGGGGAGCATCATGCGCACGGCTGCGGCGTTCGGCTACGGAGGCCTCATTATCGGACCCCAATGCTGCGATCCCCTTAGCCGCATGGCGCTCAAGGCCTCCATGGGCGCCCCCTTCAAAATGCTTCTCGCGGACATGGGCGACGAGGCGCTCGATTGCGCCTTCCTGAAGCGGAACGGTTTCGCGCTGTACGGCACGGTGCTTTCCGAATCGGCCACCCCCCTTCATGGGTTCGCGCCGGCCCGCAGGCACGCGCTCGTCTTCGGGAACGAGGCGACCGGCCTCTCCGCGCAGTGGCGCGCGCTATGCGACAAGGAACTGACGATACCCATAGAGTCTCACACCGATTCGCTCAACGTGGGGGTCGCCGCGGGGATTTTCATGCACTGCCTGGGGGGGATGAACAGGGATTGA
- a CDS encoding PAS domain-containing sensor histidine kinase produces MKGQTRKEKSFDNAELIQARKKVAEMEALKASILEAIPNAVIGLQDRQIIFVNDGVKSVFGWTSEELIGKSTRLLYRSEQDYIRIAGLIYSILETHPSVSIDFPCVRKDGTFIECMVRAARIGTQLKERQVVITYENITDRKRAERELEHSQRQLRKLSAHLQSIYEKERARIARELHDELGQLLTALNTEIVMLKNKIPARQKTLAERTERMSSLVDLTMQSVKQIYMGLRPGMLDHLGLTAAISWQAQEFSKRTGIPCTVSFSHEEITLDPDLTTTIFRIFQEALTNVHRHAEATKVTGSLKVTDDNLEFVVKDNGKGIVERQMRKADSFGLLGIQERVYHWGGQVAIVGKKGRGTALSIVIPLRKTGTAS; encoded by the coding sequence GTGAAAGGGCAAACCAGGAAAGAAAAATCCTTCGATAACGCTGAGTTGATCCAGGCGCGCAAAAAGGTCGCCGAAATGGAGGCCCTGAAGGCGTCCATCCTGGAGGCAATCCCCAACGCCGTCATCGGTTTGCAGGATCGGCAGATTATCTTCGTCAACGACGGCGTCAAGTCGGTATTCGGGTGGACGTCGGAAGAGCTGATCGGCAAGAGCACGCGCCTCTTGTACCGGTCGGAGCAGGACTACATACGAATCGCCGGGCTCATCTATTCGATTTTAGAAACGCACCCCAGCGTAAGCATCGACTTTCCCTGCGTGCGCAAGGACGGTACGTTCATCGAATGCATGGTCAGGGCCGCGCGGATCGGCACGCAATTGAAAGAACGGCAGGTGGTCATCACCTACGAAAATATTACGGACCGCAAGCGGGCGGAACGCGAGCTTGAACACTCGCAGCGTCAGTTGAGGAAATTATCGGCGCACCTGCAATCGATTTACGAGAAGGAAAGGGCCCGTATAGCCCGTGAGCTCCACGATGAGCTGGGCCAACTGCTCACGGCGCTCAATACCGAAATCGTCATGCTCAAGAATAAAATTCCCGCGCGACAGAAGACCCTGGCGGAACGGACGGAGAGAATGTCATCCCTCGTCGACCTGACCATGCAGTCGGTGAAGCAGATTTACATGGGACTGCGGCCCGGTATGCTCGATCATCTTGGCTTGACGGCGGCGATCTCCTGGCAGGCCCAGGAGTTTTCAAAACGCACCGGCATTCCCTGCACCGTGTCGTTCAGCCATGAAGAAATCACGCTGGATCCGGATTTGACCACGACCATATTCCGAATATTCCAGGAGGCGCTCACCAACGTGCATCGTCATGCCGAGGCCACGAAGGTGACCGGGTCCCTGAAGGTGACCGACGACAATCTTGAATTCGTCGTCAAGGATAACGGAAAAGGAATTGTTGAGAGACAGATGCGAAAAGCGGATTCGTTCGGTCTCCTGGGAATCCAGGAACGGGTCTACCATTGGGGAGGGCAGGTGGCTATCGTCGGAAAGAAGGGCAGGGGCACCGCCCTATCGATCGTCATACCCCTCCGGAAGACCGGGACGGCGTCATGA
- a CDS encoding response regulator transcription factor, whose protein sequence is MIGKKIRILFADDHPIVRAGFKQVLSDTPDLVVEDEAEDGRDVLEYVKKKKYDIVLLDISMPGKNGMETLKELKAGYPRLPVLILSMYPEEQYAIRALRAGASGYLTKASAPTELILAIRKLAQGGRYISESLAENLANYLDVDMTKSLHETLSDREYQVMQLIASGKTVSEIARGLNLSVKTISTYRTHVLQKMKLKNNAEITLYAVHNKLVE, encoded by the coding sequence ATGATAGGGAAAAAAATCAGAATTCTCTTTGCTGACGACCATCCCATCGTCCGCGCGGGCTTCAAACAGGTATTATCGGACACCCCCGACCTGGTCGTGGAGGATGAGGCGGAGGACGGGCGGGACGTTCTCGAATACGTGAAAAAGAAAAAATACGATATCGTTCTCCTGGACATTTCCATGCCCGGGAAGAACGGCATGGAAACGCTCAAGGAATTGAAAGCGGGTTACCCGCGGCTTCCCGTCCTCATTCTCAGCATGTATCCCGAGGAACAGTACGCGATCAGGGCCCTCAGGGCGGGGGCGTCGGGATATCTCACGAAGGCAAGCGCGCCTACCGAGCTCATTTTGGCTATCCGGAAGCTCGCCCAAGGGGGACGCTACATAAGCGAATCGCTGGCGGAGAACCTGGCCAACTACCTTGACGTGGACATGACGAAATCCCTCCATGAAACCCTCTCCGACCGCGAATACCAGGTCATGCAGCTTATCGCGTCGGGGAAAACCGTTTCGGAAATTGCCAGGGGCCTCAACCTGAGCGTGAAGACCATCAGCACGTACCGCACGCACGTGCTGCAAAAAATGAAGCTGAAAAACAATGCGGAAATTACGCTGTACGCGGTCCACAACAAACTCGTGGAGTGA
- a CDS encoding 3-oxoacid CoA-transferase, with protein MKNYNIMELMICVAARELGNGRTAGIGSGAPCAAAMLAQKTLAPHLVIMFESGGIDPLIPEMPVSVGDSRTFHKAVRAGTMFEVMQACSRGMVDYAILGGAQIDLYGNINSTMLGSDYRKPAVRLPGSGGSNDFASLCWRTIIMSVQEKSRFVPTLDFITAPGWLDGGDSRAASGLPADCGPYRVITDMAVMDFEQESKRMRVISINPGCTFDDVQNNCGFELLKARKVFTTKPPTVMELRILREEIDPERTIIGR; from the coding sequence GTGAAGAATTATAATATCATGGAGCTCATGATATGCGTCGCGGCGCGCGAGCTCGGCAACGGGCGCACGGCGGGTATCGGCTCGGGGGCGCCCTGCGCAGCCGCCATGCTGGCGCAAAAAACCCTCGCACCCCATCTGGTCATCATGTTCGAATCGGGCGGCATCGATCCGCTCATACCCGAGATGCCGGTTTCGGTGGGCGATTCCCGCACGTTCCACAAGGCCGTGAGGGCCGGTACGATGTTCGAGGTCATGCAGGCGTGCAGCCGGGGAATGGTCGACTACGCGATCCTGGGCGGCGCGCAGATCGATCTGTACGGTAATATCAACTCCACCATGCTGGGGAGCGATTACCGGAAACCCGCCGTCCGCCTGCCGGGCAGCGGCGGCTCCAACGATTTCGCGTCCCTGTGCTGGCGCACGATCATCATGTCCGTCCAGGAAAAAAGCCGGTTCGTGCCCACGCTGGATTTCATCACTGCGCCGGGATGGCTGGACGGAGGAGATTCGCGTGCGGCCTCGGGATTGCCCGCGGACTGCGGACCCTATCGCGTCATTACCGACATGGCCGTCATGGATTTCGAACAGGAAAGCAAGCGCATGAGGGTGATATCCATCAACCCGGGCTGCACGTTCGACGACGTTCAGAACAACTGCGGGTTCGAGCTGCTGAAAGCGCGTAAGGTATTCACGACGAAGCCGCCCACGGTCATGGAGCTCAGGATACTACGGGAGGAGATCGATCCGGAGCGTACTATCATAGGCCGCTGA
- a CDS encoding CoA transferase subunit A has product MIADSTAQTLGPLFMNPDPDEARAYFRSKSRMKANKLMSLKEAVEKFVHDGDYLAMGGFGTNRTPVAACQEIVRQGRKNMGFAGHTSTHDFQILATGEVFDRVDIASIIGLETRGMSPCARAYMESGRVRICEWTNFSLAARLKAAAMGIPFLPTRNMLGTDTLRQSGAKVVTCPFTGKRLVLQPALYPDVSVIHVHEADIYGNCRIRGITISDDDLAGASRKLIITTERLIPTEEIRSDPALTSIPYYLVDAVCEVPYGAYPTGMPGEYYSDEAHLKEWLTAQGDPAAFASFLKRIIHDCPDHAAYIELAGGIGRIKELRARELMLHKEGIREEL; this is encoded by the coding sequence ATGATTGCGGATAGTACAGCCCAAACCCTGGGACCGCTGTTTATGAATCCCGATCCGGACGAGGCGCGCGCATATTTCCGTTCGAAATCCCGGATGAAGGCGAACAAGCTTATGAGCCTGAAAGAGGCCGTGGAAAAATTCGTTCACGACGGGGACTACCTGGCCATGGGCGGATTCGGCACGAATCGCACGCCGGTCGCGGCCTGCCAGGAGATCGTGCGCCAGGGAAGAAAAAACATGGGGTTCGCCGGTCACACGTCGACCCACGATTTCCAGATACTCGCAACGGGGGAGGTCTTCGACCGGGTGGACATCGCCTCTATAATCGGGCTGGAAACGCGCGGCATGAGCCCGTGCGCCCGTGCGTACATGGAAAGCGGGCGCGTCAGGATATGCGAATGGACCAACTTCAGCCTGGCGGCGCGCCTCAAGGCCGCGGCCATGGGAATACCGTTTCTGCCGACGCGGAACATGCTGGGCACGGATACCCTTCGCCAATCGGGGGCCAAAGTCGTAACGTGCCCGTTTACCGGGAAAAGGCTCGTGCTGCAACCCGCGCTCTACCCCGACGTATCCGTCATCCATGTACACGAGGCAGACATTTACGGGAATTGCCGGATCCGTGGAATCACGATATCGGACGACGACCTGGCCGGGGCCAGCAGGAAGCTGATCATCACCACTGAACGCCTTATCCCCACCGAAGAGATCAGGAGCGATCCGGCCCTTACATCGATCCCCTATTATCTCGTGGATGCGGTATGCGAGGTTCCGTACGGGGCGTATCCCACAGGGATGCCCGGCGAGTACTATTCGGATGAAGCGCACCTGAAGGAATGGCTTACGGCGCAGGGCGATCCGGCCGCATTCGCGTCGTTCCTGAAACGCATCATCCACGATTGTCCCGACCACGCGGCGTATATCGAGCTTGCCGGCGGCATCGGCAGGATCAAGGAACTCCGGGCACGGGAACTGATGCTCCACAAGGAGGGGATCCGTGAAGAATTATAA